The nucleotide sequence CGGGGTCGGCCGAGCTGGTCGGCCGCGTGGCGGGGGAGCGCGGCGACGTGCCGCGGGGGTGCGGGAAGGCGGGGTGCCGCGCGCACGCGTGCGTGTGCGGGCTGTCGCGTGACAGGTCGCGCGGCCGTCGGTGCCGACGGCGGTCGCCTTCCCGGTGACGGGGGTGTTCGGGGCCGCCGCTTCCGTTACCGCGAGCCGACGGGCTCGCGGCCGGTCACCGTGGCGGGAGACGACCGGGATCGTGGGGATCCGCGGTCTGTCTGAGGCCGGGGAGCGCGACCGTCCGCGGGGGGCGGTCAGGTCGCGGCGTACCGGCGAACGCGGATCGCGCCTGGAACCGTGTGTTCAGCGACAGCGGGCGCTGCAGGCGCGCATGTGGTCGACATAACGGCGGACGGTCAGCGCGGGACGCAGCGGTGGGCGCGTCGCCGAGGCGGTGCTCCGCCGTACGCCGCGCATATCCGTCCCCTGCTCCGTGGTGGTCGATCCGGCCCCGTGACGCGGGGGCCCGGCGGGCCGACGGCCCGTCTCGGGCAGCAACGTACACGCTGATGTATCTACGTGCAAGCAGCTGTATACAGTTGCGTTCAGTGGCAGACTACGGGCCGGAACAGCCGCGGGCCGTTCCCAACGGGGAGGAGAGCGCAGGTGAGGCCGACGAACACGGCGGCGCCCGGAACGCGGGCCGGGCTCCACGAGCGGATTCGCGCGAGCATCCTGGACGGCGAGTGGCCGCCGGGCACCGTGCTCATCCCCACGGTCCTCAGCGAGCGCTACGGCGTCTCGCGAACTCCCGTCCGCGAGGCACTGATCCGCCTGGAGCAGGAGGGCCTTGTGGACCAGGCGACGCGCGGCTTCGTGGTGCGCCGGCGGTCGGCCGAGGAGATCCTGGAGATCTGCGAGGCGCGCATCGCGCTGGAATCGTCGATGGCCGCCGCCGCAGCGGCCCGCCGCACGACACTCGACCTCGCCAGGCTCGCGCACGTGCACGACGCCGCCGCGACCGAGACGGCGCCGGACGAGCGCGGGCACCTCAACCACGTCTGGCACATCGCCCTGCGGGACGCGGCGCACAACGCCACCATCGCCGCCCTCCTCGACCGGCTCGACGCCCAACTCGCCGCGCACGACCTGCACGCGATCACGCCCGAGCCGGTCAACTTCCAGCTCACCCAGGACGAGCACGGCGCGATCCTGGACGCCATCCGCCGGGGCGATCCCGAGGCCGCACGGTCGCACATGATCGCCCACCAAAGCCGCACCCGCGACCTGCGCATCGCGGCCTATGCCCGACGCCCGGAAGCGGACCGCTAGCCCTCCGACTCCGCTCGGTTGGGCACAGGGGTGGTTCGTTTCGCCGACCGACCGAATGCCTGCCCGGGACCGCGCTGACGCGGAGGGGCGTCGTGTCCGCGTTCGGATGGTGGTGCGGGCCGACCCGGCACGCCTCCTCGGAGCGCGAACCGCCCTACGGTCACGCCGTGTTCACGTCGAGGAGCCGAAATCCCGGCGCGCACACCGGTGCGGCTGGGTTCTCTTCGCGCCGTGCCTCGACCCGGCCGACCGCCGGTGCCGCGCCGTCGCCGACACGGGCGCGCGGGGGCGGTCAGGAGCTGCCTCCGCCACAGCCGCCTCCGCCCCCGCCCCCGCCCCCGCCTCCGCAGCCCGACGCCCCGCCGCAACCGGAGGTGCCGGCGCAACCGCCGCTACTGGCACAGCCGGACGTGCTTCCGCCGCCGGTGGTGCCGTTCGCGATCAGGAGGAACGACGTGTCGGTTCCGCTCCCGGATTGGTGCCGGCGCGCGGTGGCGTTGACGACGTGCCGCGGCGTACCCGGCGGGAAGTAGATCGGGGCGCGCGTGCGGTACAGGGACACGGCCCGGCGTTCGTCGTCGTGCCCGAGTGCCGCGAAGCGGGCCGCGAGAACTTGCCGGGACTGCTCGGCCAGCCACCGCATGGCCCGGACGATCGTCACGCCGGTTCCGTCCAGCACGTTGAGATCCGGGATGCCCAAGTCCTGTGCCTGCACGCTCGCTTGGCGGCAGTCCGGATCGGCGGCGATCTCGTGCAGCTTGAGCCCGTCGGGCGCCGACGCGAGCGTGGCGAGCACGGACGTCTGGATCCGGTCATGGCGGTCCCGCCCGTCTTCGTCCCGGTCGGCTGCCGCCGCGGTGCCGTCGACATGGGCCTTGCGCACGCGCCCGTCCCGTGACACCAGCACGTCGCCGCGTTCGAGCAGCAGCCACACCGCCACCTCGATCGCCGGGACAGCGGTGAAGCACGCCGCCTGATACGGCGTCACCATGCCCTGGGCGAAACGCTGTCGGAGGATCGACATGACGGCGTCGATCCGCCGGCGCCGACGCGCCGCGGCAGCCGCCGCGAGCCAACACCCACCGGAGACAACGACCACGATCGCGAGCGCTATCGCCATTGCTTCCATGTCGTCCACGGTCCTCTCGTGGTGCTCATCCACCGGGCCCAACGGCCCTGTGGATTCCCTGACCTCCCTATCCCCTCTGCGACGGGGAGTCCCGCCCCGGCGTTCCGTCGAATCGCCGCATCGCGCGATGTCGAGGGTGATCCCTCATCCGGCCCGTTCCGCGAAGCCACCCGTGCCGCCCCGAACTCCGCGGCGCACGGCCCCGGTTCGACGCACCGCCGGCCACCGGGTGCCGGGCGGTGCGTCGTCGACCGGACGACCGTGTCACCGGTCGTCCGGACCGGTGGCCGCGAGGGCCATGTGCCGGTGCGCTGCGCTGTTCACCGCCCTCCGGACGACTCCGCCGCGTGGAGGGCGGTGATCAGGTCGCCGCGGGCGCGGGCGACGCGCGAGCGGACGGTGCCGATGGGGCAGTCGAGGATCCGCGCGGTGGCGGCGTAGTCGAGGCCGATGACCTGGGTCAGGACGAAGGCCTCCCGGCGGGCCGGTTCGAGCGTTCGGCACAGGTCGGCGAGAGCGATGCCCTCGTCGAATTCCGGCAGCGCGGTGTTCCGGCCGCGTTCGGCCAAATCGGCGCAGTCGTCGACGCTGACGGTGCGCGGCCGGGCCGCGGCGGCCCGGTAGCGGTCGGCCACCACCCTGCGGGCGATCGAGAAGAGCCAGGTGCGGGCGGACGACGCGGCGGTGAAGCGCGGCAGCGCCGTCCAGACCCGGAGGTAGGTCTCCTGGGTGAGGTCGTCGGCGTTGCGCACGTCGGCCAGGTGTGCCAGGAACCGCCACACGTCGCGGTACGTGGCCGCGACGAAGGCCTCGGCCGCGCCGGGGAGTCCGGCGCCCGCGGCGAGCGCGCAGGCGGTCACGTCCGCGGGGTCCGGCGGCGTGGTCCCGGTGTCGCGTTCTCCCCGGCCGACCGGCGACAACGGGGCCGTGGCCCGCGGTGACGGGAGGGAGACCTTTTCCGCGGGGCTCGACGGCGGGGCGGCGGCGGCGGAGACGGCGGGGGCGCCCGGGGGAGACGTAGTCACCTGGCGCGGGTGCGGGGTCAGGGTGTTCATGGTCCACGTCCTCGTGGCAAATGCGGCGCGTGCCGGCGCGTCGGCCGATCACGGGCCGCGGAGTCGGGGAGCCGCCGCCGATCGCGCTTCGCGGTACGGCGTGCGGCACGGGAATGCCCGGACCCACGCCGAGCGAAGTCGCGTACGGCGTGCGGGCATGCCCCCGGGGCCGTCGGCACCGACGGTCGCGAACCGGCCCCCGCGGGAACGGCGGGCGGGCGGACGCGACCGCGTCGGCAGCGCGCGGCGCTCCGGGCGGAAAGAGTCAGACGAGGACGGGAACCGGCGGCCCGCGCCGCATCAGCGGGCGGCAGGACCAGCGGGGGGTCGCGGCGGCGACCCGGACAGGGAAGCGCGCATGGCGCGGAAGAGGAGGTACGCCGTACGCGGTCGCGGCGGCGCGGAGCATTGCCCACAGCCCGGAGGCCCGTGCGGCGAGGAGCCGGGTCAGGTCGAAGAGGGCCCGTTCGCCGCGGCGCAGCCACACCGCGCTGCCCAGCGCGGCGAGCAGGTGCACGCCCAGCATTCCGGCGCCGCCGTGAAACGGCGCGAACGCGACACCGTGGCCGTGTTCGGCGACGGCCGTCCCGCTCATGGGGTGGCCGCTCGGCATCGTGTGGCCGCCGAGGCCCGGCGGGCCGGCCGCGAGAGCGGGGTCGAGGCCCATGTCGCTCAGCAGTTGGGCCGCGGACCGGGTGCGTGTGCCGTCGGCGGGGGGATGGCCCGCGTTGCACAGCAACAGCCGCAGCCATTGCGCCTCGACCTGATCACGGGTCAATCCCTGGGGTGCCGCCGCGGGTTGGACCCAGGCGAACAGGCTGTGCAGCGCCGCTTGCGCGATCAGCACCCCGGAGCCGATGGCGACCAGCCCCTGCTCGCGGGCGGCGACGGCCCAGGCGACGCAGGTGAGCGCGGCGAATGCGGCGGGGGCCGTCCACCACGGCACCGGAGCGTCCGACATCACGGCGTGTCCGGACAGCGCGAGGAGGACGCAGACCGCGGCGAACAGCGCGGCGCGTACGACTCGGAACGGCGTCCTGACAGGCATCGCGGCTCATGCTCCCATCTCGGCCGGTGGCGTCGGCCGGGGGTGCGTCGCCGGGCGCGCGGAAGCCATCGCGGCGGTGCCGACCGGCGGCATCAAGCTGAACGCCATGATGGACATCCCGCGCGAGGCCATGCTCGGTCAGCGCCCGGACCTCGTGCTCGCCACCTACGACGGCGGCTTCTCCGCCGAGGCCGGCTTCGCCACCCGCGGCGACCTCGCCGACATCGGCGCGAACACCTATGTGCCCAGGGCGACATGCGGGGACGCGGGAAGCATCGCGGGCACCCAGACCATCGAGGACGGCTACGCGCTGCTGCGCGACCTCGGCCGCATCTTCGACGTCGGCGACCGCGCCGAACAACTCATCGCCGCCTCGGCCGGACCCCGCACCACGGGCTGTTCGACCGCGGCACCGCCCACGACCGGGCGGTCGTCGCGGACGCCCTCGTCCGCACCGGCGCCGACGCCCACGCGGACCGCCTGGTCGCCTCGCCGTCCGGCGGCGAACGCCAGCGCGTGCTCGTCGCCCGCGCCCTCGCCCAGCAGCCCCGCCTCCCGCTCCTGGACGAACCCACCAACCACCTCGACATCCGCGCCCGCTTCGAACTCCTGGCACTCATCCGCGCGTTGGGCCTGACCACGCTCGCCGTGCCCCACGACCTCGACCTCGGGGCGCGTACCTGCGACCAACTCGTCGTCCTCGACCGCGGCCAGGTCGCCGCGGCCGGACCGGTGCGGGACGCCCTGACGCCCGCCGTCCTGCGAGACGTCTTCGGGGTGCGCCCCGAGGCCACCGTCCACCCCGACGGCGTCACCAGGATCACGTACGCCGCCAACCCCCTCGCCGACCCCCGGCCGGTGCGCGCCGAGACGACCGCACCGGGACGGAAAGGATGCGCCGATGTCGGCACCCCGGCGCATCGCCGCGTTCCTCGCCTTCCTGATCTGGACGTTCGGCACCGCGTTCGTGATCGGACGACTGGCGGGCGACGAGGACCCGCCGGCCCCCCGGCCCCGAACCCCGCCACCGCGACGACACCGGGTGACGGGGACAAGGGCGGCCACCATCACGGCCTCGGTGCGAGGTGAGCGGACGGGCCGCCGCCCGGTCACCCGGCGCCGGAACAAAAAACTCGGCGAAATCCCGCGTCGAATGTTTCGTTTCGAGAAGCGTCACAGCGTAAGCCGTACTGGACTCCTTGCTTCGGAGGCCACGATGACCAGCGCCTCCCTGACCCCCGCCCAACGCGAGCGCATCCTCCGCGCCGCGATCTCGGCCCCGTCCAAGCACAACACGCAACCATGGCGGTTCCACTGGGCCGGCGACGATCTGGACGTGCGCGTGGATCCCGCCCGTACTCTCCCGGTGGACGACCCCGACACCCGCGAGACGCACATCGCGTGCGGCGCCGCCGCGTTCGCCGCGCGCCTGGCCTACGCGTCACTCGGCCTCGGCACAGCGGTCGACCCGCGGCCGGACGCCGGCGACTTCCGGCTGGCCGCCCGCGTACGGCTCACCGACGCGGCCCCGGAGCCGGCCTTCGCGGCCCTGTACGAGAGCCTGCCGGACCGCCGCACCCACCGCGCGCCCTTCCGGGAGGCGCCCATACCATCCCTGGTCCTGGAATACATGCGCGACGCCGCCCGCGACGAGGGCACCTGGCTGCGCGTCATCGAGCGCGGCCCGGCCTACGACCACCTCCTGTCCGTGATCCGCGAGGCGACCGGCCGGGAATCGGAGCGGCAGCGCGAGGAGCGCGCGAAGTGGGTCGACCCACCGGACGCGGTGCATCGCCGGGACGCCGTCCCTGCCGGCAGCCTGGGACCGCTGCCGCGGACCCCCACGGGAGCCGTCCGCGACCTCGCGGTCGGCCGCGACGTCCCCGGCCGAGGCACCACCGTCTTCGAGACCGCCCCCGTCATCGCCGTCCTCGAAACCCACGGGGACGCGCCCACCGCGTGGCTGACCGCGGGCCAGGCACTGCTGCGCGTCCTGGTCACCGGCACCCGCTACGGCGTCGCCGCCTCGTTCGCCAACCAGCCCCTGGAGATCCCCGACCTCCGCGACGAGGTCGCCTCCGAGGCGAAGTACTACGGCACCCCGCAGATGGTGATCCGCCTCGGCATGGGCCGAGAGGTCCCCCGAACCCCGCGACGCCCCGTCACCGAGGTCCTCGACCCCGAGTGACCTCCGACCGGCAACCGCGCCGCGAGCGCGATTCCCCGGGGCGGCATGCCCGCGGGCGAGCGACGCCGGTTGCCGTGCCTCCGTGGGGAGTTCCGTTCGCCGCGCGCTCGCACGAATTTGAGCCGAGGGTAGATGGTGCCTAAAATAACCCGGCAATCGCGTCGGTCGTCTGTGAGGATCGCAAGCCGATCGACAGGGGGATGCGTTGTTCCGAGGATGGCGCAGTCTCCTCGCGGCCGTGAAGGACCCGGCCGGTGCCGCCGAGGCGCCGCGCGGGTTCGGCCTGACGTACCCGCGGCCCTGGTTGGCGCTCAAGGAACCGGTCAATCCGTATTCGACCTACCACACCGAGCGCACCGAAAGGTTCCTGCAGCCGCTGGAGCCGGTCATCGAACGGGACCGCGAGACCATCGGGCGCATGCGGGCGTTCGAACGCCGCCAGCCTGGATACCAGACCGCGGGCGGCGAGGTCTACACACACCGCGAACCCGGTTCCGAGCGCACGAAGTTGGTCTTTCGCGGGCGTGAGGGGCGCGAACGCGTCCTGGTCGAGAACTTCAAGCCCAGCATGGAATACCCCGATGTCTACCCCAACGGCTTCTGGCTCTCGCCGGACGGTCGGCATGTCATCTATTCGGACGCGGATCCGGTGCACGAGGGCGGCGCGGTGCTGCACACGGTTCGTACCGACACCGGCGCACACGTCGGGGCGCCGCTGACACAAGCCCTGTACCCGTCCGGCAGTTGGATCGACGACAAGCGGTTCGTGTACTCGCTGCGCGCCGCCCGCAAGGCCAGGCCGTGGGAGACACACTGGTCGACCTACCTCCGGCACGTGGACGACGACGGGACCATCCGCGACCAGCCGCTGCCCGAGATCGAGCGGACCGCGGACGAATCCAGATACGACTTCACACCCGGCCCGGTGCCCGGGACC is from Yinghuangia sp. ASG 101 and encodes:
- a CDS encoding GntR family transcriptional regulator, producing MRPTNTAAPGTRAGLHERIRASILDGEWPPGTVLIPTVLSERYGVSRTPVREALIRLEQEGLVDQATRGFVVRRRSAEEILEICEARIALESSMAAAAAARRTTLDLARLAHVHDAAATETAPDERGHLNHVWHIALRDAAHNATIAALLDRLDAQLAAHDLHAITPEPVNFQLTQDEHGAILDAIRRGDPEAARSHMIAHQSRTRDLRIAAYARRPEADR
- a CDS encoding sigma-70 family RNA polymerase sigma factor, whose amino-acid sequence is MNTLTPHPRQVTTSPPGAPAVSAAAAPPSSPAEKVSLPSPRATAPLSPVGRGERDTGTTPPDPADVTACALAAGAGLPGAAEAFVAATYRDVWRFLAHLADVRNADDLTQETYLRVWTALPRFTAASSARTWLFSIARRVVADRYRAAAARPRTVSVDDCADLAERGRNTALPEFDEGIALADLCRTLEPARREAFVLTQVIGLDYAATARILDCPIGTVRSRVARARGDLITALHAAESSGGR
- a CDS encoding Acg family FMN-binding oxidoreductase yields the protein MTSASLTPAQRERILRAAISAPSKHNTQPWRFHWAGDDLDVRVDPARTLPVDDPDTRETHIACGAAAFAARLAYASLGLGTAVDPRPDAGDFRLAARVRLTDAAPEPAFAALYESLPDRRTHRAPFREAPIPSLVLEYMRDAARDEGTWLRVIERGPAYDHLLSVIREATGRESERQREERAKWVDPPDAVHRRDAVPAGSLGPLPRTPTGAVRDLAVGRDVPGRGTTVFETAPVIAVLETHGDAPTAWLTAGQALLRVLVTGTRYGVAASFANQPLEIPDLRDEVASEAKYYGTPQMVIRLGMGREVPRTPRRPVTEVLDPE